The sequence gtgatggtagggcatgggcctgatacTCCAGCACCAGCTATTTTCAGGGCtaccaagcaggataccaggctttctccatggcactcttattggcttcaagtcttcagagttcagacagggctctttaataCATGGTACTCCAGGCAAAGTTTTCggtcaataaaaccactattggaaaccggccttattgaatttatgcaaagaaatgtattgccatgatttattaagcattgccaaatttcggaggaatggtataaggagaaaaatatactgaccTGCTTTAAGATCTTCTGACTTTCTTTGCCAGTTCTTTTTATGGACTCTctagagttataacaaaacagcaactgttggatttcttttatcagtcccccctaagtactttggcataactagttaccctctgtttagggaggcagaatgtcaATTATTTACTcttcctggcttactggcctgtaattttgattaatttcctcttaacatttcttttctccttctttacATACCCaacctttataaattttacacgtctaaattagcctttaaaccttgtttctatgtcctttaaaaatgcataaccatgcctcagaccttctactcagtaattccatattcttagaaacatcaatcctttaatgattactaaaaagtaaacagccagtatttcttagattattaAGAGCAGGTAAATTAAAATTTGTCTAGTAAAAACTGCTATATTTTTCCTATGTAAGTTCAGGTATATTGCATTGGTCTGATTTAgcattggaagggttaaagagaacaaaatgtAGCAGAGAAAAACTTGTGCTTAGTagcagcttgcagccttgagtccAGCATAGTTCAGacaagtaaaaatcaacaaaaacctatctctccctgctctccctgccgACAACACCCACTTTTCTGCATTAACTATTTACTctgagctgctctccctcctagattttgcCTTCTTTACTCTAAGCCCCAGAGGCTCAAATCCTTGTCCTCCTTTACCACTTGTGATCTCTCTGACCATCCCCCTATCCCCCAGCCTCGGGCTCCTCCATCTCAGCAGGCTGAGAGCCTATCACCCTATCTAGCgaatcccaccaccaccccatctcACACCGGCTCCCCAGCAGCTTtcagctctcttcctcccccagtcAGAACAGATGCTGTCCCCAACAGAGATCCACTGTGCACTtatcaggaagggcaggcaggtcACAGGTCTTGGGACCACATGATAAAAATCCGgcagtccctctccctcaccctacaCAGGCCATGAGAAAATGTACTAATCTTAACCCAATaagcctttgtttaaacttctcTGGGTTGCAACCTTTACAAATTTTATACCTTTAATTAACCTTAGACTTCTGAAATCTTAACCTAACACAGCCAAATTACACATCAGGGAAAATGAATTAAAAGTTCTCTACCGTCTTCCTCCTAAAGTGGGGtttgccctatctttaaacaaattgaacaactgaaagagaaaacaaatactctcatgtgtacagccagacGGCACAAAGTAGCGTTctcttcacacagactctcacacttacattcatacaccagataCTCTGAGTTTGTACTTCTACCAGATGTTTCTCAGAGTTTAAACAGTCCACCTGATTTCCGATTAATTCGCCTGAGGAAGTCGTATGACCTCCAGGGAGGTGATCAAGCCCCCCTTCCACTCACTGGGAGTGGGCTTGACTGATAGGTCCCTACCTTACAGTTTCTGTTGACAGGTCCAGAAGTGTCCGTCCACGCTCTCCAGATGCCggccgggtcctgggctgaggtccggGAGTGCCCAGAGTACCCAGTTCAATTCTGCTCAATCAGCAGAGTGGCGCCTCCCGGAGGTCTGTCTGGCTCCCCTGGACCCCAAACCCGGTCCACTCACTGGAGGCCAAAAGGCCAGCATGTTTGGCCTTCTTCTCGGTCAGGGAACCCTTAATGTTCCAGAAGACCTGAGAAAAAACCAGCCACGCTTAGAGGAAGGGAGTCACGTTTTATTATTCaattctgtgcaggcccagaaaacacaaaaaatgtctttcaaattctaggcctcccaacatggaggaaactctcttcatttattctttttccagtcttttgtctcccaaatttggaatgagacttccgggccttctgagaaagaaggcctgcgtgctgagAAGGGGCCATGacaccatatctcaaggcctggccagGTGTCaccactgacaactctgtctggggcatagttaaTGGCCTGTCTGGATGGGAGTCGTCTtactttccttattatttaagcaagcaagcatttacagaagccaaaatagcagggttaaaatttcaaacagcagtttttatataagatggatgcttcggTGCGAGGACTTGTGAGCAGCaccagcgggggccttggccctcCTGGCGGGACTCCAGCCTGTGTATCTCAGGCTGTGGCAAGACCTCTAGAATCCTGCGTCCACTGAGCACAGGCTGTAGACTGAGCACACCTGTGCTTCAGAAAAGAGGCAACTGAGTGTGCATGTTTCCCGATgagacacatacacactcactgtGGCAGCGAGGGGCATCGCTGATAACATGGCACCATCGGCTATGCTCTCAGTCATGTGGGCATCATGTGCCCTTCGTCATGGGAGACGCTGAGGACTAATGAGACGTCCTCTTCCTGGAAACATGGGGGACCATGGCCTAGGCTCTCAGGTGCAGAAGGTGGGCCGGTCCCCCTCCTGTGGGGGTCACTGTGGGGTGGATGCGCAGGCGCATTGCAGGGAGGGCAGCTCCGACCCCAGGGGACCGGGTAGGAGCCTTGGGCACAAGCCCGGAGGGACGAGGGGGGGACGATGACGATGGCTGTGCAGATGGAAAGGACAGGCTGTGCGAGGGAGGGGGGCCGTGCAGGGAAACGGGGTGGCCCCCAGGTGTCAGGAGTCAGATGGGCGGCAGTGGGGCCATGAGCCCCAAACGTTCCATGCCCTCAGCCCCGgacttccctttcttctctgtggGGACTTGGCAGCTGCCATAAAGGTCCGGATTCTGAGTGTGGGCGACACCCTGGGTgccctgggcctgctctctgccgcCCACAtgtggaggaggagcagaggttTCCCAGGAAGGAGGCGCAGTGGCACCTTAGGGGCCCCGGAGCCCATGCAGCCAGACAGGGACTGCGTCCGCCTCCCCGCGGGAAGCCGCCAGCAGGGCCTCCGCACCCTGGGGTCTGGGCAGAGGGTGACGGACCGCAGCCTCCTGTCCTGGCCCCTGGGACAGACTGCCCTGACCCAGTGCGCGGCGGGCCTGGCAGCAGCCGCTGGAAAGGGGTCTGAGCTCTCAGGTGTGCGGCTGGCTGAGCGGGCCCCTCGGGGATGGAGGTGCGGGAGCCTGCGTGGCTcatgcagggcctgggcctgggaggcctgTGCAGAGAAGGGGGCCGGGCCCTTAGCCAACGTTCCTCTGTGATCCGTGCCCTCAGGCACCAGGTCACTGCCCATCGGGTCAGCGTGATGCTCTGTTGTCACCACCCAAGGCCCCTCATGATGCCCCCACCCACGGCCAGAGACTGGgataaaacaagacaaacaagaCGTGCAGGGCAAGTGATTTATTGAAGCAAGACGTTGAAACCTCTACATTTTCCAGGGAAGGTCAGGGCATCAGTGAAAGCAGGGGCCCTCGTAGGTGGGGTATGTTGAATCTATTGGTTGCACTTTTTCACGATAGCCTcctgaaacagacacagagagagagaaagggccgTCAGTCCCGCTGCCTCTGGAGATGCCACGGGCACAGCGTGTGCTCACAACCAAGACACGAAGCATTGCAACCAGCACAGGCCAGCGGGGCGGCGGGCGGACAGGGTGCAGGTGGGGATTCAATGGTCCCGGTGCAGGCCCAGCAGCTGACACATCAGGGAAGAGCCATGACCACGGTTGGATGCAAACTCCGAGGGACCCAGGAGGGGCCTCGGGTTTCTGATGGAGCAGGAGGGGGACGGGGGATGAGAGCCCGGGATTTGCTTTCTCTAAGTCTCAGGTCCCAGGACGGAACTATTCACTCCAGAGTGGacgcccgggggggggggggggttgggcgggggggtgggggaggttaggagggcggggcaggtccaggcgggaggggccatgggaggagcTGCCTGCGGAGATCTGCAGCCCCGGCGGGGACATGCAACCTGCTGGTGCACTGACATGTCCACACTGAGGCCCTGCGCGTGGGGACACGTGCTGAAAGCCCTACCTGGTCCAGGGGTGGAGGAGCTGAgacacaacccctcccccccaatttcTGATTTcctcagagagacagggaggctgTCAGCTCCACCTGTGGCTGCAGAGGACAGACTGGGAggggccctgccctctggcctgatggctgaggagggagaggggtgggcgAAGGGACAGGGACTGGACCTGGCTGTGCAAAAGCTGCCAGAGAcccgcctgcctccctcctcaaggggcggggccagctccctccctcccctgtctccctctGCACAGCCCCACCCCATGGCGTTCCCCAGGGACAGGGCCTCCTGCCCCCAGTGAGGGACCTCGCCCTCCAGAAGGctcccaggcagggaggcagcagtGTCTGGCCCTTCACCATCaccgcctgggccctggctgtgCCCCCTCAGGACACGTGGGGAACccggagcccagggaggggcctgcagaggCTGTGCAGCCTGAGGCTGGCCCAGCGGGTGTCGGGTCACCATCTACCCTTGGCCACAGGCCCCTCTCTCAGAGGTGAGCAGAGGGACCGGTGCCCCCCAACCTGTGCCCCCCAGAGCTGCACCCTCCTCCCGCCTGGCCATGCAGCTGAGCAGCAGCCTCTATGCAGAAGGAGAATGGAGTTACCACAACGTCGTAAATTTTGTGTCTGTCGCTAAAGGACATCTGATCTACGCAATACTTCACAGCCATCGTGGAATGGTAGGCGGGTTCAGGTGCCGGAAACGTCTTGAGGATGGAATAAAAGAGCGGTTTGATGTCCAACAGGAAGGATCTCGCTTCGTTGTGAAGGGCTGGACAGACTTTGGCATTTgctggaggagaagaaaaagaaacacattggATGTAGGAAAGTCACTTTTCCCCACGGCTCCCTGACCTCAGATCTAGACAGGAACCCCAGGGACTTATGGTCTCCTCCCATACTTGTGCCCAGGACAATGCATCTCCCCCAAGTCCTCACTGGCGCTGGGTCACAGAGCACGCAGCGGAGCCCGGatggagcacagtgaccaccctGGTCAGTCTCCCCTTTACCAAGTACACCCAGGCCTTCCCAAGGGTCCCCTGCTGTGCCCCAGTCACTGTCCCTGGATTTCAAGGACTCAGCTTTGCCCTCAATAGAGCCTCACCTGCCTTTGCCTGGCTACTGGGGGAGGGAGCCGTTAGCCCTCAGTCTTCCCAGGGAAGGGTAGGGTCAGGCCCTGGCAGAGGGCCGAGGGGGACAGTAAAtgcggagaggagggaggaacgCTCCTCAGGGATGGAGGATGCCCTTGGAGGCTCAGTCTAACACTGGGATCATGTCATGGGAGGGAGAGGGCTCAGGCTTCACCACGGAAGTCTGTGAGTGTCACACCTGACGCTGAGGCCAGACCACCACTGGCTCTTTGGTTCCGCCCTGAGGACAGAACCCCCTGGAGGGGGCGCAGGCACTGGGCTGACTTTCCACCCAGTGGGTTGTGCTGAGACCTGCAGGAACCACTTCCAGGTCTGGAttctccatccccaccctcaGTCTTCTGCCAGCTCCTGCAGCTGGGACTGTGcccaccaggcccctcccacctgggAGACAGCTGCTCTGCAGGGAGGTGGAGGGTCAGGTCAGAGGTCACGTGGGGAGAGAGGACCAGGTTCAGATGTTCAGATGGAAGAGACTCAAAAGGACTTGGCTCAGCCCCGAGGGTGTGAGGACCCGCCCAGCATTGCTGGCCACTGGCCACCTTCACCGGGAAAAGGGCAGTGGCAGCCCCAGCACTCCCACTGGCTCTGCACGtcctggctgggcccctgggggagaggctggcctGTGGGGCGCCTGAGCgcctctgggtctcagagccACGTGGACACTGGCCACTCTGAACCTCAGGCGGCACTGCTCCTCTTGAATGGAGCCCTCTCCTGCTGGAACATTCTCTGAGTCTGAACCTAGGAGTCCAAGAGTCTTGGGCTCACCTGGCACCTAAGAGACCCTGGAGGAGGCGGCGGTGAGACCAGGGCGGCCTCGGACCACCTCCTCTCCGCCATCGCCCCAGCTTCTCTCCTGGGCGCTGGGATGCagagaggagaggcctggggagatGCAGCCTGTGTTCCAGGCCACAGCGCTGCAGGGGCAGGACCCTGGCTCACGAGAAGGTGACTCCGTCCTGCTGCTTCTGTGTCACAGACCAGGAGGCAGTGGGGCCTCCCACGGGACCGCCCATACTGGCCTGCGGGGGTTTCTGTGGGAGTTCCAGAGCCCGGATCGGACACCCCGAGTGCTGGGCTTTGGGGGCTGGTCCACAGGGCGCGGGAAAGGTTTGATTCTGAccgtcccccctccccatgtAAGTCACCTGGACCGGAGAAGGGCCCTTCCCGGCTGATGGTGTCTGAGTGGACGTGACACTCACCGTCAGAGCAGCAAAGGGCCAGCGTGACCAGCAGCAGAGACAGGGCCAGCTTCATGGTTCCTGGCTGAGCGTTCAGCTGAGCAAACCGTGAGCGCTGAGGAGCTGGACTgagcagcctgggagcccagggctATTTGTACCCGGGGAGCCGCACTGGTCCTGCCACAGGGGACGGGCAGGTCACAAGGCCTGGCTTCCCGCCACCCTTCCTCACGGTCGGCTGATGCCATCCATCAGCGTCACAGCCCGGGGTCTTGGTCAGAGCGGGAGTTGCTGGCACCGGGCACGGCTCCCTTGGACCCGCCCGAGGCAGGAATGTCACAAGTGTGCGCcctgtgggtggaggggagccCCTGGGATTCAACCTCTTCAGTGCAGGCAGGGTCCGCTTTGCTcttccctcagcccagggcctggcactagAAGAGGGTCAGCACATGTCCCTGCGAGAGATGCGTGACTCCGAGTGAACGAGCTCTCAGGGTGGCTGGGCCGCACCCTCAGGGTAAAATGGTGCCCGCTGTGCCAGGGCTGCTTAGGGCAGTGGAGGGAGTCAGTTCGTGGTGTCCGCCTCCTCGGAGAAAACAGTGCCAAGAGGAGACCCACCCTCCCACTGCCACCTTCCTGCTCGAGCGCCTGTGGAAAAGCCATGCCCACCATTTAAGATCCATCAACGCCCATGTGTCCTGGTGACGCTTTCACTTGTCGGTCCAAGGTGGCCCCTCAGGTCATCGGGCTCCACAGGAGAAGCGCCCACAGGGCTGGTCCCCACCTTTGCTGCCCGTGGGCTGCTGCTCCATGGGCACGGGGAGGCCGCCCGACTCGGAGACAGGCTGTGGGAAGCAGGTGACCGGCAGCGGGCTTGAGACCACGCAGCACAGACAGGATTCTGACAGGTGTCGGGCAGGGGGACCTGTCAGACGGAAGGGAGGTGCATGGCACTGACGCTCTGGCTCAGCTGCTTGCATCCGGGTTTCTGACTCAATCCCGTCCTCTCAGTGATGCCATCCTCATTCCTCCACCTGCtcagtcctttctcctctctctctgtttagaGAAGCTCACTGCCTGACGCCACGTGATGGCGGGGGTGCGGGGTGGTAGTAATGCGTCCTCACCGAGGGAGGGGATGCAGAGGAGCACGGCCACTCGGCAGGACAGCTGGGCAGTTCCCTGTGACCGACACGCCCTCTCACCGCACCCGGCCCAGCACCTGAGACCCCGGGGTCCTggcagcacagggcctggtgctGACCGCGGGAGGCTCTGTGTGTCcggaaggaagggggaggtgggccctctctctgctttctctttgtgttttaatCCCACCAGGGCCATGAGAAGCACCCAGCAGGCGCCTTCTGTACGTGCTGCACGGGCATTCAGGCGGCAGCTGGAAtgggacctgaccaggaatcgatccGGCAACTCATTGGCGCACAgagtgacgctcaaccactgagaggccctggccaggctctTGATACCTTCTGGCAAGTTTTCTGTGAACTAAAAGCTGCTCTGAAGTAAAGACTAACAAACACAGAGGCTCTGAACTTGTTGAAAACATTCTCTTCCAACCAGGGGGAAAGCATATAAAAAGCCATCAATAAGTTGGTCataattctttataataaagaggtaatatgcaaatggttgtcatgcgcTCACACCCTCGCGCCTTTGTGCTGGGGCCGAGGGACTTGAGGCCAGGCCGGGGTATTGAGGCCACACTCCCCCCTCCTAGCGGGACTTCACAGGGGACCTGAGGTGGCTCCCTGCACCCGGCAGTGCTCCATGAGGTACCCGAACCtaccccccgcccagcagggcttgatggcgGCCCTGAAGCTGTGCCCCCTCctccggcagggcttgacagaagacctgaggctgcaccccgcaaccagcgccaggctgggggacctgaggctgagccACCCACCCTGCAGGACTTGaggagggtggggccggccgggtctgggtctcacaaaATTTCCAGGCAGGCGCAGGTGGGCTCAGACtagactctgggtcccacagcctgccccagactctgacaggagggagattttcatatacattttactaatttttttcacctctgaaacttctattatagagaacgagcaaatagcaatattaaaatattccctttaattaattcccttttaatgtgcacgaatttcatgcaccagaacACTAGTATGTAGACAATTAATCAAACATCAGGGAAATCTAAGAGACTCTACTGAGAAACGCAGTGAGAACGGATGAAAGTTGATGCTGTAGCCGAATTCAGGATCAGCCCAGGCACAGCAATCCTTCCTGCAAACCTGTCACCGTGGACCTAACAGAAACAGAGGCCCCTTGGCGACAGGAACTGTAGCAGCAACAAAAACACACTGACGTCCACACACTTGAAGCAGGCAAACCCTGAAGCATGAAATCACCAACATTTCCTCAGCGACGGGACGAGGGATCTAAGAACACCACGCACACACCTTGCCCTGAGGGAACATTGGAGCATTTGAAGTCCACTCTTCGGGTATCATTCTGCAGGTTCATCCCCCCAGATCAGAGCCCTAAGCGGCAGCTTCACACATTGTTGAGAACCTGGAGGCCGTTTGGGTCTCTCTTTCAAATGTGGGACGTTGCCCTCAGTGGGTTGAGAGCAAGAGCCCATCTTCAGGGCCAGACTCCCAGGTTCAAGCTCAGCTCTGGAGCTTCCTGCTGGTGGGGTCCCCAGCAGGCGCTGACCCctctgcctcagtgtcctcgtCTGGAAATAAGGGGACAGCACAGATGCGCGTTAGGACAAATGGGTTCATCCAGGACAAATGGGCGGCGCCGTCCCTGGCAGCCAGTGTCAGCTATTACAATTATGCACCAAAATGGAAAATTTGACTGACAGTCGAACAGAACAGACCGCCTCATCCCCAAAGGCAAATATCAGGCGATCTCACCGACTCTGCCAGGGGGAGTGTTGGTTTACCCTCCGGGCTGATGGGCGTCTGAATTTGGCTCTGGTTTTATTGGGATTTCTCTCCGTCACCACCAGCTGGTTACTTTTCAGTCACTTAATTGACCGGTTAATGTTCACATCTAAACGAGGCTTATTGTGACTTTATAATCCTTCACAGGGTATAGGAGTCAGGGAACAGGAGGGGGCGGGTGGGGACAGGGATAATGTCCGAGAGGCGCTCAGGTCTCTGCACTCCCATCCTCAGCAGGAGGCACTGGTCACGTGGGTCCCTTGAATCCCAGGGCCCCTCCAGCGCTCAGGTTCTAACTGGTCCCCAGGTGCCTGGTCATGGAGGCGCCTCAGACATCACTTCAGGGTCGTGATGTCCCCGTGGGCTTGTGCCCTCTACGTAGCCTCCGGAGACAACAGTCCCCATGGGCCCatccctgtcacactgatcctgttCCGTGTTACATGAAGGAGGCACACATGTCATGTCAGACCTGCAGGCATTCACTCCACAGGTACAGCTGTCGCGCCACGAGCAGCGTCAGTGACGTCTGTGGAACTCTATGACGGTGGCCTCCCTGGCCTTGCTTTGAATGGAATTAAAGAAGGACTCTTAGCCGAGGCTGACAACTCATTCAAAGtgatttaatatacttttattgatctcagaggggaagggagagggagagagaaatagaaacatccataagacagaatcattgatcggctgcctcctgcacatcccccactgggtattgagcctgcaacctgggcctgttccctgaccgggaatcaaaccgtgacctcggggttcataagtcgatgctcaactgctggcCAGACTAAAATAATGTTGAGTGATAGATCCCAAGGCATTTTAGAtccatactctttttttttttaaattaaatctttattgttcagattattacatttgttcctcttttttttccccccataactcccctccacccagttcccaccccaccctgcgccctcactccccacccactgtcctcatccataggtgcacgatttttgtccagtctcttcccgcatcccccacactcctttccccccgcAAGtacagtcagtccattccctttctaggtccctgattctattataatcaccagttcg is a genomic window of Myotis daubentonii chromosome 9, mMyoDau2.1, whole genome shotgun sequence containing:
- the LOC132241551 gene encoding secretoglobin family 1D member 2-like isoform X2, which codes for MKLALSLLLVTLALCCSDANAKVCPALHNEARSFLLDIKPLFYSILKTFPAPEPAYHSTMAVKYCVDQMSFSDRHKIYDVVEAIVKKCNQ
- the LOC132241551 gene encoding secretoglobin family 1D member 2-like isoform X1, whose product is MKLALSLLLVTLALCCSDGECHVHSDTISREGPFSGPANAKVCPALHNEARSFLLDIKPLFYSILKTFPAPEPAYHSTMAVKYCVDQMSFSDRHKIYDVVEAIVKKCNQ